From Pseudomonas sp. FP2335, the proteins below share one genomic window:
- a CDS encoding sigma 54-interacting transcriptional regulator — translation MSVFIHKHNEVDPLFIAGSEIESTLNTTATLNIDILLLGETGTGKDTLAQRVHRLSGRRGNLVAVNCAAIPETLAEGQLFGVNSGAYTGAVQSRAGFIEAAHLGTLYLDEIDSMPLPLQAKLLRVLESRGVERLGSTRFIPVDMRVIASAQQSLHDMVEQGTFRRDLYFRLNVVSINLVPLRNRQEQIIPLFMDMVRQEAQYFDCPAPTPTDTLLQQLLCHRWLGNVRELRSAAKRFVLGMRPLDSPVKDARFMPLKERLQQIEKSLIEESLKRHADCVERVAAELGVAKRTLYYRLKHLNILT, via the coding sequence ATGTCGGTCTTTATTCACAAGCACAATGAAGTAGATCCCCTCTTTATTGCAGGCTCGGAAATTGAAAGCACCCTCAATACGACCGCAACACTTAATATAGACATCCTATTACTAGGAGAAACCGGCACCGGCAAAGATACCTTGGCGCAGCGGGTACATCGATTGTCTGGCCGCCGTGGAAACCTGGTCGCCGTTAACTGTGCAGCCATCCCGGAAACTCTCGCCGAAGGCCAATTATTCGGGGTCAATAGTGGCGCCTATACCGGTGCAGTGCAGTCGAGGGCAGGCTTTATCGAAGCCGCACACCTGGGTACGTTGTACCTGGATGAAATCGACAGCATGCCGCTGCCCCTGCAGGCCAAACTGCTTCGAGTCTTGGAGTCGCGCGGTGTCGAGCGCTTGGGGTCGACCCGGTTCATCCCAGTGGACATGCGCGTCATCGCGTCCGCTCAGCAATCGCTGCATGACATGGTCGAACAAGGCACCTTTCGACGTGATCTTTACTTTCGCCTGAATGTCGTGAGCATCAACCTTGTGCCACTGCGTAATCGGCAAGAGCAAATCATTCCGCTGTTTATGGATATGGTGCGACAAGAAGCGCAATACTTCGACTGCCCCGCGCCTACACCAACCGATACGTTACTCCAACAATTGCTCTGCCACCGCTGGCTGGGTAATGTCCGCGAATTACGTTCGGCAGCCAAACGCTTTGTGTTGGGCATGCGGCCCCTCGATTCGCCGGTAAAAGATGCTCGGTTCATGCCGTTGAAAGAGCGCCTGCAGCAAATCGAAAAGTCATTGATCGAGGAGTCGTTGAAACGTCATGCGGACTGCGTGGAGCGTGTCGCCGCAGAACTGGGCGTTGCCAAGCGAACACTGTATTACCGTTTGAAGCATTTGAATATATTGACCTAG
- the sctJ gene encoding type III secretion system inner membrane ring lipoprotein SctJ: protein MRSRLITCLLLTLALLLAGCSERIELHRQLSEQEANDVIAELADKQIRAQKTLEKDGVVVRVKTSDIARAVRTLEAAGLPKTARSTLGEIFRKEGVISTPLEERARYIYALSQELEATLSNIDGVIVARVHVVLPERVAPGEPVQPASASVFIKHDPRLDPDNIRPRVRRMVASSIPGMTTTVDNPEKLTVTFVPATAYVEQERLTYFGAFLVPEKDLTFWQTALAALLIALALSAAGLAFWLRKKLRPEMAQVNDPPSTALHE, encoded by the coding sequence ATGCGCAGCCGTCTCATCACTTGTTTACTGTTAACGCTGGCACTCCTCCTTGCCGGCTGTAGTGAACGCATCGAACTTCACCGCCAACTGTCCGAGCAGGAAGCCAACGATGTCATTGCCGAGCTGGCGGATAAACAAATCCGCGCCCAAAAGACATTGGAAAAGGACGGTGTGGTCGTTCGGGTGAAAACCAGCGACATCGCCCGCGCGGTACGCACGCTGGAGGCTGCGGGGCTGCCCAAAACCGCGCGTTCCACGCTGGGAGAGATTTTCCGCAAGGAGGGTGTCATCTCCACCCCCCTGGAGGAACGGGCCCGTTACATCTACGCGTTATCACAGGAACTGGAGGCCACGTTATCCAACATCGACGGGGTCATCGTCGCGAGGGTGCATGTCGTGTTACCCGAACGCGTGGCCCCGGGCGAACCCGTTCAACCTGCATCGGCCTCGGTCTTTATCAAGCATGACCCGCGCCTGGACCCCGATAACATCAGGCCACGTGTGCGCAGAATGGTCGCCAGCAGCATCCCAGGCATGACTACCACGGTGGACAACCCAGAAAAACTCACCGTCACCTTCGTACCTGCAACCGCCTATGTCGAACAGGAACGCCTGACCTATTTCGGGGCTTTCTTGGTACCCGAGAAAGATCTGACGTTTTGGCAGACAGCGCTGGCAGCACTGCTGATTGCGTTGGCGCTATCGGCCGCAGGGCTGGCATTCTGGCTTCGGAAAAAACTACGCCCGGAAATGGCACAGGTCAATGACCCACCAAGCACCGCACTCCATGAATGA
- a CDS encoding type III secretion protein — translation MTHQAPHSMNELYQWARWWTSPWSHSQQDWWPFDLDSPAAKTLCRSRHERIGVALGITPCLPIHPSPALLHLVLAPTAQRELMLALVEGIYHPQHDSALSTDQREWCARLSMALPPASHKPSVDPLYYLRSWVDPAIWQRLRLSFSRQRVQQLESALQMPAASKLDTVWQAVIWRASALANNVTLPAENLNHALPTQD, via the coding sequence ATGACCCACCAAGCACCGCACTCCATGAATGAGCTGTACCAATGGGCACGCTGGTGGACATCTCCCTGGAGCCATTCGCAACAGGACTGGTGGCCCTTCGACCTGGACTCACCTGCCGCCAAGACACTGTGCCGAAGCCGGCATGAACGCATAGGTGTCGCACTGGGCATTACCCCGTGCCTGCCGATTCACCCCTCCCCAGCCCTGTTGCACTTGGTGCTGGCACCGACCGCGCAACGGGAACTGATGCTGGCGCTGGTCGAGGGCATTTACCATCCACAGCACGACAGCGCCTTGAGCACGGATCAACGCGAATGGTGCGCGCGTCTGTCCATGGCGCTCCCCCCCGCGTCCCACAAACCCAGCGTAGACCCTCTGTATTACCTGCGTAGCTGGGTTGACCCAGCCATCTGGCAGCGCCTGCGGCTCAGCTTCTCCCGCCAGCGGGTGCAACAACTCGAGAGCGCACTTCAGATGCCAGCCGCCAGCAAGCTCGACACTGTCTGGCAAGCCGTGATCTGGCGTGCCAGCGCCCTGGCCAACAATGTCACCCTACCCGCGGAGAACCTCAATCATGCTCTGCCGACGCAAGATTGA